From the genome of Muricauda sp. SCSIO 64092, one region includes:
- a CDS encoding M14 family metallopeptidase, with protein sequence MKIHSIPIVAVFFLVLFACKNTKPAVEKSGYQGQGPTPIVSTKTKPVQRQWKGVWAFQDSTVFFSNQFDGARLNGVAQDSNTHYTLWFTAENTPINPSPWYGFKVWGSTAQEITLKLTYQDSRSRYYPKISHDGLHFKALDSTQFKAINPGEGAFGLKAAPEFVEVTVRVDEKPIWITAQELYPSKRVGQWVDSLSQKRFISNYEIGKSREGRTMNLMEVDEGASKKALVIISRQHPPEVTGFLAMKSFMETLAGDSDQARAFRKKFTVFNVPLMNPDGVDNGNWRHNSGGIDLNRDWQEFNQPETRAIRDFLKQKREDGYEFVFGVDFHSTWDDIYYPLDTTVTGERGKIVFDWITRISNRLPSKKTNISASKKVTPTMVSRNHFFVAHGMPAIVFELGDNTPRDFLREKGKVAAEELMGLLME encoded by the coding sequence ATGAAAATACATTCCATACCGATTGTCGCCGTTTTTTTTCTAGTGCTTTTCGCTTGTAAAAACACCAAACCTGCGGTTGAAAAATCGGGATATCAAGGGCAAGGCCCCACCCCAATTGTGTCCACCAAAACGAAACCGGTACAACGACAATGGAAAGGGGTCTGGGCTTTTCAGGACAGTACGGTTTTTTTCAGCAATCAGTTTGATGGGGCCCGTTTAAATGGTGTTGCCCAGGATTCCAATACCCATTACACCCTTTGGTTTACTGCAGAAAACACTCCCATAAACCCCAGTCCTTGGTATGGTTTTAAAGTTTGGGGCAGCACAGCACAGGAAATTACCTTAAAGCTGACGTATCAGGACAGTCGAAGTCGGTATTACCCAAAAATAAGCCATGATGGCCTGCATTTTAAGGCCTTGGACAGTACCCAATTTAAAGCGATCAACCCGGGGGAGGGAGCGTTTGGATTGAAAGCTGCGCCGGAATTTGTGGAGGTCACGGTTCGGGTGGACGAAAAGCCAATTTGGATAACTGCCCAGGAATTGTATCCTTCCAAAAGAGTGGGACAATGGGTGGATTCCCTTTCCCAAAAACGATTTATATCCAATTATGAAATTGGGAAGAGTCGGGAAGGTCGTACAATGAACCTTATGGAAGTGGACGAAGGTGCTTCAAAAAAGGCATTGGTGATCATTTCCCGTCAACATCCACCGGAAGTAACCGGTTTTTTGGCCATGAAGTCCTTCATGGAAACCCTTGCGGGAGATTCGGACCAAGCCAGGGCGTTTCGGAAAAAATTTACGGTCTTTAATGTACCCTTGATGAATCCCGATGGGGTGGACAATGGAAACTGGAGACATAATTCCGGTGGTATTGACCTCAACCGGGATTGGCAGGAATTCAATCAGCCCGAGACCAGGGCAATCCGCGATTTTTTAAAGCAAAAACGTGAGGATGGGTACGAATTTGTTTTTGGGGTCGACTTCCACTCCACCTGGGATGATATCTACTATCCTTTGGATACCACGGTCACTGGGGAAAGGGGTAAAATAGTATTTGATTGGATTACGCGCATCTCAAATCGTTTACCTTCAAAAAAGACCAATATCAGTGCTTCCAAAAAAGTGACGCCAACCATGGTCTCCAGAAACCATTTTTTTGTAGCCCACGGAATGCCTGCAATCGTATTTGAATTGGGTGACAACACCCCCAGGGATTTTTTAAGGGAAAAAGGAAAGGTGGCCGCTGAGGAATTGATGGGCTTGCTAATGGAGTGA
- a CDS encoding MATE family efflux transporter, protein MSSRQLSIKQLVTYFWIAISGKEQEFTNGSIRKAIFMLSIPMILEMLMESIFALVDIAYVSRVSVNAVATIGLTESVITLVYAIAIGLSMAATAVVARRVGEQDLKGAREAAVQAIFLGVSVALIVGVIGLLYNKEILALMGAEPDLIEEGHGYTKWLIGGNITILLLFLINAIFRGAGDASIAMWTLVLSNGLNIILDPIFIFGWGPVPEYGVMGAAIATNIGRGTAVVFQLGILFFGWGKIKLVLNDVMLNVKVMFNLIRVSLGGIAQFLIGTSSWVFLMRIMSEFGSEVLAGYTIAIRVMMFTLMPSWGMSNAAATLVGQNLGAKQPERAEKSVWITGKYNAYFMGLVSIVYLLFAKQIVGMFNSTPSVVDNGGLCLQIIAAGYIFYAYGMVVTNAFNGSGDTQTPTKINLISFWLFQLPLAYLLALVLGFGAMGVFIAITTAEVLLAIIAIVWFRKGNWKAVQV, encoded by the coding sequence ATGTCATCACGACAATTATCAATAAAACAATTAGTTACGTATTTCTGGATTGCCATTTCCGGTAAGGAGCAGGAATTTACCAATGGGAGCATTCGCAAGGCCATTTTTATGCTATCCATCCCCATGATTTTGGAAATGCTTATGGAGAGCATTTTTGCCTTGGTCGATATTGCCTACGTTTCCAGGGTAAGTGTAAATGCGGTAGCGACCATTGGCCTAACGGAATCCGTTATTACCCTGGTCTATGCCATTGCCATTGGCTTAAGTATGGCCGCAACGGCCGTAGTTGCCCGCAGGGTAGGGGAACAAGATTTGAAAGGAGCCCGGGAAGCTGCGGTACAGGCCATTTTCCTAGGGGTATCGGTAGCGCTTATTGTTGGGGTGATAGGGCTGCTCTACAATAAGGAAATCCTTGCCTTAATGGGGGCCGAGCCCGATTTAATTGAGGAAGGCCATGGGTACACCAAATGGTTGATCGGTGGGAACATCACCATTCTTTTACTTTTTCTGATCAATGCTATTTTTAGGGGTGCTGGGGATGCCAGTATTGCCATGTGGACCTTGGTGCTTTCCAATGGATTGAACATCATCCTTGATCCCATCTTTATTTTTGGATGGGGTCCAGTACCTGAATATGGTGTTATGGGAGCCGCTATTGCCACCAACATTGGTAGAGGGACGGCCGTAGTATTCCAATTGGGTATTTTATTCTTTGGTTGGGGCAAGATCAAATTGGTATTGAACGACGTTATGTTGAATGTTAAGGTCATGTTCAACCTGATCAGGGTTTCCTTAGGGGGAATCGCCCAATTCCTCATTGGAACATCCAGTTGGGTGTTTTTGATGCGAATCATGAGCGAATTTGGTAGTGAGGTCCTTGCGGGATACACTATTGCCATAAGGGTAATGATGTTTACACTAATGCCCTCCTGGGGAATGAGCAATGCTGCTGCAACACTGGTAGGGCAGAACCTGGGGGCCAAACAACCGGAACGTGCGGAGAAATCGGTTTGGATAACGGGAAAATACAATGCCTATTTTATGGGGCTGGTATCCATTGTTTATCTGCTATTTGCAAAACAAATCGTTGGAATGTTCAATAGTACCCCTTCGGTAGTGGATAATGGGGGACTTTGTCTCCAGATCATTGCTGCGGGTTATATTTTCTATGCCTATGGAATGGTAGTGACCAATGCCTTTAACGGATCCGGGGACACACAGACCCCAACAAAGATCAACCTGATTTCGTTTTGGCTGTTTCAATTGCCTTTGGCCTACCTATTGGCACTGGTTTTGGGCTTTGGGGCAATGGGTGTTTTTATTGCCATTACCACGGCAGAAGTGCTGTTGGCCATAATTGCCATTGTTTGGTTTAGGAAAGGAAATTGGAAAGCGGTCCAGGTTTAG
- a CDS encoding trans-sulfuration enzyme family protein has translation MEKGRGINTICTHVGGVVDERYKGAISPLYMATSYAFEDIDEKRYPRYFNTPNQQALTKKIAALEHTGDAMIFGSGMAAISHTLMAFLKAGDHIVFQQALYGGTYNFATTQLEKYGISYSFTHGWEAKDFEAKMRSNTKVIYIETPSNPLLTITDLKAVSDLARSKGVLTMIDNTFASPINQNPADFGIDIMIHSATKYMGGHSDICAGAVAASEDHIKRLWESSICFGGSLSDQTVWLLERSLKTMGLRVKAQSDNAHKLAELLDDHTAIDKVYYPGLKSHPGHGLAKSQMKGFGGMLSFELKEDFNPSDFMKSLQLIKPSMSLAGVESTVTSPVMTSHALMGEEDRKAQGIRDGLIRFSVGIEEVEDLMEDIDQAINQLKSKTVLAQ, from the coding sequence ATGGAAAAAGGAAGAGGAATCAATACCATTTGCACACATGTCGGTGGGGTTGTGGATGAACGTTACAAGGGGGCAATTTCCCCTTTGTATATGGCCACTTCATATGCCTTTGAGGATATTGATGAGAAACGTTATCCACGGTATTTCAATACACCCAACCAGCAAGCGTTGACCAAGAAAATAGCCGCCCTGGAACATACTGGGGATGCCATGATTTTTGGTAGTGGAATGGCAGCAATAAGTCATACGTTAATGGCCTTTTTAAAGGCTGGGGATCATATTGTTTTTCAGCAGGCGCTTTATGGGGGCACGTATAATTTTGCAACGACCCAATTGGAGAAATACGGTATTTCCTATTCCTTTACCCATGGTTGGGAGGCCAAGGACTTTGAGGCCAAAATGCGATCGAACACCAAGGTAATCTACATAGAGACCCCTTCCAATCCTTTATTGACCATTACCGACTTAAAAGCGGTTTCGGATTTGGCAAGATCCAAAGGGGTCCTTACCATGATCGACAATACCTTTGCAAGCCCGATCAATCAAAATCCCGCAGATTTTGGCATCGATATCATGATTCATAGTGCTACCAAATATATGGGTGGCCATTCGGACATCTGTGCGGGGGCAGTGGCAGCTTCTGAAGATCACATAAAGAGACTATGGGAGTCTTCCATTTGTTTTGGAGGTAGTTTGAGTGACCAAACGGTATGGTTGTTGGAACGGAGCTTAAAAACCATGGGTCTTCGTGTGAAGGCCCAAAGTGATAATGCCCACAAACTGGCCGAACTATTGGACGATCATACCGCTATTGATAAAGTGTATTACCCCGGATTGAAATCGCATCCCGGACATGGATTGGCCAAGTCCCAAATGAAGGGTTTTGGCGGGATGCTTTCTTTTGAACTAAAAGAAGATTTCAATCCGTCGGACTTTATGAAATCCCTGCAATTGATCAAACCCTCAATGAGTTTGGCAGGTGTGGAGAGTACCGTTACATCGCCGGTCATGACCTCGCATGCCCTGATGGGCGAGGAAGATAGGAAAGCCCAAGGTATTCGGGATGGATTGATTCGTTTCTCCGTAGGTATTGAAGAAGTGGAGGACTTGATGGAAGATATTGACCAGGCAATCAATCAATTAAAATCTAAAACCGTTCTTGCCCAATGA
- the bshB1 gene encoding bacillithiol biosynthesis deacetylase BshB1: MKLDILVFGAHPDDAELGAGGTIAKEVASGKKVGIVDLTRGELGTRGTPEIRDKEAAKAAEILGISIRENLEFADGFFVNDRPHQLEVIRMIREYRPEIVLCNAIDDRHIDHARGAKLVSDACFLSGLVKIDTKMTGGGQWQEPWRPKGVYHYIQWKNLEPDFVLDVSRFIEKKQEAILAYSSQFFDPNSDEPETPISSKNFLDSVNYRARDLGRLVGVEYAEGFTTERYVAIKSLDDLI, from the coding sequence ATGAAATTGGATATCCTAGTTTTTGGTGCCCATCCCGATGATGCCGAGTTGGGTGCAGGGGGGACCATTGCAAAAGAAGTAGCCTCCGGAAAGAAGGTGGGCATAGTGGATTTGACCCGTGGAGAGTTGGGTACGAGGGGCACTCCCGAGATAAGGGATAAGGAAGCGGCGAAAGCTGCGGAAATCCTCGGAATTTCCATTCGGGAAAATTTAGAATTTGCCGACGGTTTTTTTGTGAATGATAGACCACACCAGTTGGAGGTGATTCGAATGATTCGAGAATACAGACCGGAAATTGTGCTGTGCAATGCGATTGATGATCGGCATATAGACCATGCCAGGGGAGCAAAACTGGTCAGTGATGCCTGTTTTTTGAGTGGACTTGTAAAAATTGATACCAAAATGACCGGCGGTGGGCAATGGCAGGAGCCGTGGCGTCCAAAAGGGGTTTATCACTATATCCAATGGAAGAATCTTGAACCGGATTTTGTACTGGATGTAAGCCGTTTTATCGAGAAAAAACAAGAGGCCATTTTGGCCTATTCCTCACAGTTTTTTGACCCAAATAGTGACGAGCCAGAGACGCCCATCAGTAGTAAGAACTTCCTGGATAGTGTGAATTATAGGGCCCGGGATTTAGGGAGATTGGTGGGGGTGGAGTATGCAGAGGGCTTTACAACGGAGCGATATGTGGCAATCAAAAGTTTGGACGATTTGATTTAA
- a CDS encoding tetratricopeptide repeat protein: MPKHLAYNNSKYGNIRVVSLPILVFLLLCPFGKVIGQQNVRDSLSRKIQFIEKTTPDYQRDKTYINLLNDLAREYRFVKEDSLLNLSKKALSLSRKVKYLSGESEALANIGGFHSDNGNNEMAISYFSKALNLAGYLEDPSTKMGILNSLANEYSYLGDFEQALKYFLTGLDLANASENKIMQSILNENIASLYSAQKEYDEALEFYKKVKKINQEIGNGIIIAETLSNLAEIYADMGNYDHAMFNINTSIATFEKNEIYDWLAFAYSVKGEVYLRQGKYKWALYWYDQSNLLHQNLEDDRSRIDLLNGMAAAYLGMGEDEKSNEYALAAFDVANTIKSLGGQRDCAETLYKISKNEGDFEKALHYHEIFQKLTDSLYKDENKRSLMLLKTKLKYDKDKQLLIADKEKELARQRNFINASIIILMVLLATAIPLYFNQKKLKRLYKALKINTQSLEESQTELNSINKTKDKLFSIIGHDLRGPIGALQGLLKLLASGDVAKEDLSKFLPKLRGDVDHILFTLNNLLSWGYSQMNGTVTKPKMVKLNKLVHGSMKLLSEMASNKSIKIMDQMPENCFILADEDQVDIVIRNLISNAIKFTPENGLITLEAEEDGNFWKVKIRDTGIGMNEKTRKKLFQENSNITTYGTNNEKGTGLGLSLCKEMVERNKGKIWVESKPMKGSIFYFTVPKITKKYRKAS; this comes from the coding sequence ATGCCCAAACACCTAGCCTACAACAATTCCAAATATGGCAATATTAGGGTAGTTTCCCTACCCATACTTGTCTTTCTTTTGCTGTGCCCATTTGGTAAGGTGATTGGACAACAAAATGTTAGGGATAGCCTATCCAGAAAAATACAATTTATTGAAAAGACCACCCCAGATTACCAAAGGGACAAAACCTATATCAATCTTCTTAATGATTTGGCCCGGGAATATCGTTTTGTCAAAGAGGACAGCCTTCTCAACCTATCCAAAAAGGCACTCTCCCTGAGTAGAAAAGTAAAATATCTTTCCGGGGAATCAGAAGCTTTGGCCAACATTGGGGGCTTTCATTCGGACAACGGTAACAATGAAATGGCCATATCCTACTTCTCCAAAGCGTTAAATTTGGCAGGTTACCTGGAAGACCCATCCACCAAAATGGGCATCTTGAACAGTCTGGCAAATGAGTATTCCTACCTAGGGGATTTTGAACAGGCACTAAAATATTTCCTGACCGGTTTGGACTTGGCAAATGCCTCTGAAAACAAGATTATGCAATCCATTCTAAATGAAAATATTGCAAGTCTGTATTCGGCCCAAAAAGAATACGACGAGGCGTTGGAATTCTACAAGAAGGTAAAGAAGATAAATCAAGAAATCGGGAATGGGATAATCATCGCGGAAACGCTGAGCAACCTTGCCGAGATTTATGCCGATATGGGGAACTATGATCATGCCATGTTCAATATCAATACGAGTATCGCCACATTTGAGAAAAATGAAATCTATGATTGGTTGGCGTTTGCCTATAGCGTAAAAGGTGAGGTTTATTTAAGACAGGGGAAATACAAATGGGCTTTGTACTGGTACGATCAGAGCAACCTTTTACACCAAAACCTGGAAGACGACCGAAGTAGGATCGACCTCCTAAATGGAATGGCCGCGGCCTATCTGGGGATGGGAGAGGATGAAAAATCGAATGAGTATGCCTTGGCCGCATTTGATGTAGCCAATACCATCAAATCCTTGGGAGGACAAAGGGATTGTGCTGAGACCCTCTATAAAATCAGTAAAAACGAAGGGGATTTTGAAAAAGCACTGCATTATCATGAAATCTTTCAAAAACTTACGGATTCCCTTTACAAGGATGAGAACAAAAGGAGTTTAATGCTTCTGAAAACAAAGTTGAAGTACGATAAGGACAAGCAACTATTGATTGCCGACAAGGAAAAGGAGTTGGCCAGACAACGAAACTTTATTAACGCTTCCATAATCATTTTAATGGTGCTATTGGCTACTGCCATCCCCCTTTATTTTAACCAAAAGAAACTGAAAAGACTTTACAAGGCACTAAAGATCAATACCCAAAGCCTTGAGGAGAGTCAAACCGAGTTGAATTCCATTAACAAGACCAAGGATAAGCTATTTTCCATAATTGGCCATGATTTAAGGGGTCCCATTGGGGCATTACAGGGGTTACTCAAGCTTTTGGCAAGTGGGGACGTTGCCAAAGAGGACCTTTCCAAGTTCCTTCCCAAGCTTAGGGGGGATGTGGATCATATTTTATTTACGCTGAACAATTTGCTGTCTTGGGGATATTCACAAATGAATGGAACCGTCACCAAACCAAAAATGGTCAAACTCAATAAACTTGTTCATGGCAGTATGAAACTCCTATCTGAAATGGCAAGCAACAAATCCATAAAAATTATGGATCAAATGCCCGAAAACTGTTTTATCCTGGCCGATGAAGATCAAGTTGATATCGTGATACGAAATTTGATCAGCAATGCCATAAAATTCACTCCGGAAAATGGCCTGATTACCCTGGAAGCCGAGGAAGATGGAAACTTTTGGAAGGTCAAAATAAGGGACACCGGTATTGGCATGAATGAAAAAACCAGAAAAAAGTTGTTCCAGGAAAACTCAAATATCACTACTTATGGGACAAACAACGAAAAAGGAACTGGACTGGGACTCTCCCTATGCAAGGAAATGGTTGAAAGAAATAAAGGTAAAATATGGGTGGAAAGTAAACCAATGAAGGGGTCCATCTTTTACTTTACCGTTCCAAAAATCACTAAAAAATATCGCAAGGCCAGTTAG